A window of Pecten maximus chromosome 12, xPecMax1.1, whole genome shotgun sequence genomic DNA:
TAGGGATGAGGATTCTTCATGCAGTTCTGATTCTGATTCAGACAGGGTGTATATTTCTAGGCCTGTGACTAGAGGGAGGTTGAATCCTAGAGCTGGAGAGTTTGTTTCAAGGACTTTGTTAGATAATTTCAATTCGGGTAGTTCTGACATGTCAAATTTAGTGTCTAATGTTGGGCTGAACCAGAGCAGAAATACTGTTTCTGACAGTGTAAATATTAGTGGTGGTGAGTTATCTAGAGGTCATGTTAGTGTTGATCAAACTGTAGGTAGTGGGCGAGTTGCCTCCCCTTGTCTGCCAGAGGTTGTTCCTGTGGTGCCACATGCGGAGGAGCCACCACAGTTGAGGAGATCCTGCAGAAACAGGAAGTTACCACAGAGGTTTGACCAGTTCGTAATGGAACAGATTGTGGAGAATGACTGGTTGTTAGTGTGAAAATTGTAATGTTGATAATTGTTTTCCAGATTTGTTTgcattttgtacatatttctattttccATTGATATAAGAGTTTGTTTTGCTTACAGGTTCTTCAGATAgtatatgaatttattttagcttgtggttatttgaatatcccttATTGGTTTTATTAATCATTATGAGTTTCATTGCAGATTTGACTTTAATACATTGATTGAGATTAAAATGTGTTGATACAAATTAATGTTTTCGAATTTCAGGATATGTAACCATACAGACTTGATCTTGTTTTGTTTCAGGTTTCTTTGGAGCAAAGTATTGACAATTATTTGATTAATTGCACTACATTTATAAGTATTGATTCATTGGATACTACAGCattcatattttgttgtattttgatctctttctgaaatttcaggGTTTCATTAACTAGATAATTGTTTTGACTTTGTTTCAGGgttgaattaattttgatatttttgtaattgagGTTACTTGTCAGTTTCCTAGGTGAAATGCCGGGACGACATTTACCCGACAGGGAGAGAATGTCACCGGTACAAGTATGGGgctaattaaatatttgtatatatgatttacaaatatgtatgtgtCGTCGAGTTACTTGTATTGTGGAAAGTACCttgtctatttatatatttatagtaacgtcTGTATCTTGTCTGTAGTTCAGGTGGTCGTCTCGTGATTGTCCTTATTTAGTCTTGTTTGTGTCTTATATGTAAATTAGGGTGTGAAAGTGTGAAAAAGCGTGCAAGAGTGAGAGAACGTTGGATAAAACTCCATAACTCGCGCGAATCATCGCAGTTGCCATTTAACCGTTGGCTGAGACATATCCTCCGGGGTCCAGCAACTACTACCTTACGATGTATTATACGACGTGACACTATTTCACCAGACTGCTGAAGTCTTGgaaggtatatatactatacagaatTCGTATTTACCGTGTAAtagatatttattgaatatcaacATGAAGCACGTATTCGTATACACGTAGTATTAGccggtatatattgatatataccgtatatacattgtacttagtCCGGCTGTTTTTATGTTTCAGGGGTTTTTATGTTTGTACGTCTGGAAATGTCTCCGGttactaaataaataaagaacCAGCAGGAATTTGGGAGTTTGTTATTATGTCCCGCATTTTCTTCCTGtgacatatataacaaaataacactATTGCTACATATACCTGAACTCGGGTAGCCTTTAATGTcgtatataacaaaataacaccATTGCTACATATACCTTAACTCGGGTAGCCTTTAATGTcgtatataataaaataacacCATTgctacatatacaatgtacctgaacTCGGGTAGCCTTTAATGtcgtatatataacaaaataacaccATTGCTACATATACCTGAACTCGGGTAGCCTTTAATGTcgtatataataaaataacacCATTGCTACATATACCTGAACTCGGGTAGCCTTTAATGtcgtatatataacaaaataacactATTGCTACATATACCTGAACTCGGGTAGCATTAGATGTcgtatataacaaaataacaccATTGCTACATATACCTGAACTCGGGTAGCCTTAAATGTCGTATACAAAATAACACCATTGCTACATATACCTGAACTCGGGTAGCCTTTAATGtcgtatatataacaaaataacaccATTGCTACATATACCTGAACTCGGGTAGCCTTAAATGTCGTATACAAAATAACACCATTGCTACATATACCTGAACTCGGGTAGCCTTTAATGtcgtatatataacaaaataacaccATTGCTACATATACCTGAACTCGGGTAGCCTTAAATGTCGTATACAAAATAACACCATTGCTACATATACCTGAACTCGGGTAGCCTTTAATGtcgtatatataacaaaataacaccATTGCTACATATACCTGAACTCGGGTAGCCTTAAATGTCGTATACAAAATAACACCATTGCTACATATACCTGAACTCGGGTAGCCTTTAATGtcgtatatataacaaaataacaccAATGCTACATATACCTGAACTCGGGTAGCCTTAAATGTcgtatataacaaaataacaccATTGCTACATATACCTGAACTCGGGTAGCCTTTAATGTcgtatataacaaaataacaccATTGCTACATATACCTGAACTCGGGTAGCCTTAAATGTCGTATACAAAATAACACCATTGCTACATATACCTGAACTCGGGTAGCCTTTAATGtcgtatatataacaaaataacaccATTGCTACATATACCTGAACTCGGGTAGCCTTTAATGTcgtatataacaaaataacaccGTTGCTACATATACCTGAACTCGGGTAGCATTAGATGtcgtatatataacaaaataacaccATTGCTACATATACCTGAACTCGGGTAGCCTTTTATGtcgtatatataacaaaataacaccATTGCTACATATACCTGAACTCGGGTAGCAttagatgtcgatgatgaaatattatatcaatattatattatcagatcaaataaattcaattaattCTGCAATTTTGTACCttatcaaatttgttaaaatcataTAGAAGGCATGTTTGTCTTATATTTGTTAAGACCATATAGAAGGCATGCTTGTATTATATTTGACTGAACGTATGATGTCTTTATGctaatacaatacataacgcGGCCGGATAGATAACCACACAGTCCTCCATACATTGAATGATAAAGTGTTTGGACGACATTTTGTGATTTCTATCCACCATATAACCATATTACGATGGCAGCTATACCAGAACAAACGCTGATTAATGGGTATAAGATACCATGTGTTGGACTTGGTACCTGGATGGTAGGTTGTTTACGAAAATGATTTAAACAGGAATATCAAACATTGTGTTTTGCGAATGACTTCCGCTAGTAGTATATCTCTGATTAGATGGGCCGAACTGGGTAGACATGTTTTAGCAAATATTAGTCTGCATTAACATAAACGATATGCCAAACATTGCAAATGGACTCACttcttttgtactttttttgtatttgtattccTGATAAGTATATTCGTATTACTGGTTATTGTGTTGAGGTACATTTGTCTAGTAGATGATATGAAATTAGGGCGTGAGGGCTGCCAACAAATACCCGACTGTACTTCCAACATGACGTAATAGATAGTGTATGGTGAGTTGTAGATACAAAGGTTTTAGTTATGAAACTTGAATGAGTGTCTTTCGTTTTTCCGTGTGATAAAGTTTTCCTAATTCAACGTATGAGACATCTAAGACATTTGTTAATGTGGTAGAAGGTCTATCAACAATAAAAGACATATAAGTAAGACAAAAGGTAGGTCTGGggtaaaaatacaggtaaaatataacgtGACCTCAGTGATTCTCAAAGTAGATCACCAAGGTCTATTGGCGCGCTGTGTATTgcaaaaacatttctttatgtGGTACGGCCGATCTACAATAAAATAACCTAGGAACCTACGttgtacaacattgtacatattCTTAGAAATATTTTTCGATTTGAACATTGTGTGTGACTGGTTGTCTTACAAAATAATCTGACGACAACTTccatgttattatatacatacgTTGCTTTAGTCTAAACCAGGACAAACAAGTATCGGAGAAGCTGTGAAAACCGCAATAAAGCTGGGATACCGACATTTCGATTGTGCGTTAATCTATGAAAATGAGCAGGAGATAGGAAAGGCAATTAAAGAATGTATTGATAACGGAGTTGTCAAACGGGAGGACCTGTTCATCACTTCTAAAGTAAGTTTTTAGTCATGAGTATTCACTTCCATTACTTAATGATATCAACGTTTAACGACAACTGATATCATTCTTTATAATCTGATGTAAAATCTAATCTGAAACGAATGCCTTTACGATTTAGTTaaactcaaataaaatattagtGACGTGTTGGACAAGGAAAAAGGGTGGATACACTTTGGTGAAAATAGTGTTGATCTTAATACCCGGCGAAAAATGGGAACAGCTGGAATGGATCAGACAACTAATTTATACTTTATCAGATGCATGAAGCATAATCTTAATACGATGTTAATATAAAATAGTCTGATGTTAAGTAAACGTTAGCTTGTCTCGTATCTTAATACGGAGAATTACAtgaaacatatgtacatgtacaatttatttGAAAGAATATCTATGCCCTATTTACTAACATCCTTTTAACACATATGGACACATTAAAAGCTGTAATTTAAGCTCTCTGTATCAGGGCATATATGTGTTGTGCATTAATTATTAAGATTTGCATTCACCCAATCATCGTAAAACCTCGACACTCCGAAACACGGAAACAGAATTACCAGGGGTTTCCTATGATACATTTATCCATACTTCCTCAAACTGATTACAGtaaacatatttgatatcatatttcaaaaacGTTAATAGTATACATCTTATACGTTTCAGTTATGGAACACCTACCACAGCAAGGCGCGAGTACCGGAGGGATGTAAGGAGTCCTTGGCCAGCCTCGGTATGGACTATGTTGACTTGTACCTTATACACTGGCCTTTTCCTATGCGGGTAAGGACATACACTATTAAACACTGAATTAGTTTTGTGTTCATTTTCGTTTGCATTTGTATTAAGTGTTTTGTAAATTAATTTCCATGTCACTGTTTAATTTACGAACGTTTTGTCCTGTATACTAAGGGTAATGTATACTAGCAGCAATATCACTTAATACTGCGTGTAGTAAGTATAATAGAATGTCGGAATTGAAAATAGGTGtaaaattgatttattattgaagagaaattattaaatgtacatCTGCAGTACAGTTTGTACTATCGTATACAGAAGGTGTGCTATATTTTGccttgtatatatgtaacataatatagataaatatggaacgaagaaaaaaataataaacaccACTTTTTAGTCAAATAAAAATACTTAGCTGGATGGGGTGTTAACACACCTGCTGCTCAATTATCAACTAACTAGAGTACTATCGAAACGTACGAGACCGTTTGGTGTTTTGACATAGTGAGATTTTctacaatattaaatatttcaggAAAATGCCGGATTACTCCCCGTAGCACCAGATGGCAAGGCTGATGTTATCGATATAGACTATACTGAAACATGGACGGTGAGAACTTCTCATAATTATAAAGACAATGCTGAAACATGGAGGCGCGGTGGGGATGACTTCTGCTGAATATTATGGAGACGATATTGAAACATGGAGGCGGGGTGGGAATGGGGTTGACTTTTGATGGTTATTATGCAGATAATACGGAAACATGGAGGCAGGGTTGGGTTTGGCTTCTGATGATTATTATGCAGAGGCTATTAAAACATGGAGGCGGGGTGGGATTGACTTCAGATGATCATTATGCAGACGCTATTGAAACATGGAGGCAGGGGTGTGTTGGCTTTTGATGATTATTATGCAGAAAATACTGACACATGGACGGGAAGGACTTCTCATTATTTTTCTGTTCTAAATGTATTGAAAATCTATGTTGCTTCTAATGTATGATATGTTGATGTTCTgataattacattattatactgcCAATGGcatttgatgatatataattgatgttatatatgtcATCAGGAccttacagtacagacatatTAGACCTTTGGGGAACACTTTTGTACCAGGCAATGATACACAACAAGAAATCTATGTAAAATGTGCTTATTTAGGAtatatcattttctttgaaTCTTTCTTTAAATTTGACTTAAATAATCTGCAAAAAAACTTATATGAGAAATAGTCATTATAAGGGATGTTCAATGCATTATGCAAATGCTGTATTTGTGACAGGCCATGCAGGATTTGGTGGACCAGGGTTTGTGTAGATCGATTGGGGTATCAAACTTCAATTCAAAACAAATCCAGAAGATTATGGATCTTGGTTTGAAATATCCGATAACCTGTAACGAGGTAAGAACAAATTCTATTCTTCGAATTTAACAAAAGTAATATCAAAACACATTTGACGTTAAAACTAAACACGCACAATGTATAAACGCCTTAATTCCTGAACATGTATCTCAAATATTGTCTATAACGGCATTTTATTGACTGCTTTTGTTAAATTTCAGATCGAAATATCTCCCCACAATTCCAACGAAAAGTTATTACAATTCTGTAAATCCAAAGGCATTGCTGTAATTGCTTATTCCCCACTTGGGTCTGCTGAGCGGCCATGGTAAGTGTAAAACGAATGTCTAGAAATACATTACGTGTAttatacacaggcaaaatgtcttcatgtcaattcaggtcaaattcaggtcaatttcaagtcaatattttttcaggtcaaattgacctcaagacattttgcctgtgtataaATAGTTATCAACACGAATTTAGTCAACATTGATGCTTTGCGAATTTACGTTAAcgatacatgttttatgtttatgtGTTATGCATAACAAAGCATTCAAGAATGTAATGATTAGAAACATAATACCAAACAAAGTATTCAAAGTATTTCCGTATATCAGTGGGTTGGAGATTCGACATAGGATTTTAAGTTCTTAGAGTAAATCCTAACGATGCAATCTTACAATATACTGTGTGACTATCAGGGCGAAACCGGACGATCCAGTATTACTAGAGGAGCCAGACATTTTGAAGATGGCAGCTCGGTATAACAAATCTGCTGGTCAGGTCAGTAAGATATTTCTGGTTTTATTCTAAAAAAAAGCAATCATACTAAAATACTTGCTACATGTAACAACGATAGAAATCAATACACATCTAGGAGTGAAGGAGGACGTCTGTCCAACGCACTGAAAATTGTAAACGCATAATATTAAGATTTTTTGAAAAGAGACGTGTACGGATACATCGTAAACACTGTACTTGAAGTAACAAGCTCATCTTCAGTCTTTCTGTAATTCTGTTAGCTCGCTTAACACTGACAATCTCCACAATGATCCTTAAACGAGATCCGTCTTGAGAGATGTCTCTGAATGCTGGTGATGTATAAGCTCTCAAGTTTTTcctatttcatatatttatccaTGTACTTTGGAAACAACTCtgaatgtattttattttttgtttctttcaataattgaTGTGCGAATTATAGTGGAGAGGATCGTCGCTTTCgttaaaacccctttttacaTTCATAAGGAAATATATGAGTATCCAATCTAGTATacgaaataatgaaataatgatgatttattttttgtggTGGATCATTCATTCGTTACAAAGTATCTTAATGTCTGTTAACAGGAGTTGCTTCCCTTCGATCatttaataacattatttatatttaaagaaTGCAATCAAATATCTTTgaatcaaataaaacaattaatgaCTGTTTTTATTCATATCAAGGTTGTACTACGATGGGGCATACAAAGAGGCTATATCGTCATACCGAAGAGCGTGTCCGAATCCAGACAAAAGCAAAACATTGAAGTAGGTTCGAATACTATTTCTGTATGTGTAGTGTAATTGTTACTGCAAATGACACGACATAGTTTTATTTATAAGTACTTAATTAAACACTGACAAATAAATATCTTTGCAATAGTGACCCATGTTACTAACACTTTAATGTCGGGTAAATGTAAGATGAGATTACCAAAATTGTAGTACTCAAAATAcattgataatgtaatatagCCCACTTCAACAGACATCCAACAGTAGGCATTTTAGTGTTTAAAATCGTACATCCCTCGGCCAATATACAGGGTGTTACGGACTATATGTAGAAATTTTTGTTCGGTTCAGTActttattttgaaaaacaaacgTATGCTTCAGTGGTTTCCACTGTTTTTAATAAACTATATTACTTGGAACATTTTGACCATAATACCttatgacatcacaaaatattctaaaaatgaaaacaatagaAAGGATATGTGAAGGCAGAAAGTGTGactaaaataaacacaaaattatgatttgtttttgtaattgaGAACGTTTTAGAGTACGTAACTCTATAACAAACACGAATACCTCCGGTATCACTCAAATTATACAATGTGAGGTAAATGTATTGGTACGTCGtattaaacaaatgttaacTGTCACAAATAACATAATACTAGTGAAACGTACTGGTTAGTTGGTATATTATAATTCAGTCTACAACATAACAGTTCAACATAGAGTAAATACATGAAGAGGTTCTGAATGTTAAGCAAACCATCGACTTTTAAGAAAATATCATGTGTTATTAATGTATTAATTTCACCTTCATGATAAAATTCTGAACTTTCTAGCAATAATAGCAAATAACTAAATAGTCTTATAAGCAAAACTGAGATCGTTGTGTTTATTGGCACATTCTCATATTATATTGCAGCTTTTTGACTTTGCGCTGGATGAAGACGAAATGAATGCCATCAACAGGGTCAATAGGAATTTCCGTGTTTGTACCTGGGCAGATTTTGAGTATGACGCATTTTTGTAAAGTAGCATAGCTGTGTAGAAATTATATTTCACACAACAATCTTGTCTTTATGCTTGATATGGCTTCGCCTGCATGTTTACTCACATCTTAGAGTTGTAGAATTGATACAATCATGTTTGTCTTTCACACCCTTGTTACTGCAGGGGTTACGATCTGCTGTATTCCTACTTATAAAGGATATCGTGGACCAAAACAATGATAACGATTACCTGTTTCAGCTGAATAGCAAATGAAACCAGATGTGTAACTTAATAATCCAGCTAATTTGTATTGATGccttaaaaaacaaacaaactggaCTGTTTCCGTATCATAAATATAGCCTGCAGACATTAGGCACCACCTAGTACGAAGACTGTGTCTCATTTTTTCCACcatataacataattatgattCATTATCTTAAATGACCTCAAAACCCCCGATACAAAAACGAACCACATGAGTTTTGTTCTGATTGAACATTTTCC
This region includes:
- the LOC117340092 gene encoding aldo-keto reductase family 1 member B1-like, which translates into the protein MAAIPEQTLINGYKIPCVGLGTWMSKPGQTSIGEAVKTAIKLGYRHFDCALIYENEQEIGKAIKECIDNGVVKREDLFITSKLWNTYHSKARVPEGCKESLASLGMDYVDLYLIHWPFPMRENAGLLPVAPDGKADVIDIDYTETWTAMQDLVDQGLCRSIGVSNFNSKQIQKIMDLGLKYPITCNEIEISPHNSNEKLLQFCKSKGIAVIAYSPLGSAERPWAKPDDPVLLEEPDILKMAARYNKSAGQVVLRWGIQRGYIVIPKSVSESRQKQNIELFDFALDEDEMNAINRVNRNFRVCTWADFDATHSPYYPFHEEF